A single window of Nicotiana sylvestris chromosome 3, ASM39365v2, whole genome shotgun sequence DNA harbors:
- the LOC138887459 gene encoding uncharacterized mitochondrial protein AtMg00860-like, whose amino-acid sequence MVEEGIILGHKISKNEIEVDKEKIEVISQLPPPTSVKGVRSFLGHAGFYWRFIKDIYKVVNSLYKFLEKDAKFNFNDDCMRAFELLKLQLTTTPIITAPNWSVPF is encoded by the coding sequence atggtcgaggaaggtaTTATCCTTGGCCATAAAATCTCAAAGAATGAAATTGAAGTTGACAAGGAAAAGATTGAGGTAATTTCTCAGCTTCCACCCCCAACTTCGGTAAAGGGTGTgcggagtttcttaggccatgcgggCTTTTACTGGCGTTTTATTAAAGATATTTATAAGGTGGTGAACTCATTGTACAAGTTTCTTGAGAAAGATGCTAAGTTCaatttcaatgatgattgcatgagagcTTTTGAATTGTTGAAGCTCCAGTTGACAACTACTCCCATCATcaccgctccaaattggagtgtgCCTTTTTAA